In a genomic window of Streptomyces pristinaespiralis:
- a CDS encoding alpha-mannosidase: MHDDRTLVEARLRRVLDERIRPAVYPESVPLDVLVWNAPGEPVPVEEGLAATPEPVAVGDMWGAPWGTSWFTVTGTVPGRWAGRTVEAILDLGFDENMPGFQCEGLVYRPDGTPVKGLNPRNQWVRVAAPAEGGEEVRLHIEAASNPVILDYHPFVPTRLGDKETAGSAPQYRLARMDLAVFDETVWQLVLDLEVLGELMHELPADGARRHDILRAVARALDRVDLQDVGGSAAAARAELAGVLATPARPSAHRISAVGHAHIDSAWLWPLRETVRKVARTTANMTALLEDEPDFVFAMSQAQQFAWIKEHRPEVYAKVKKAVTDGRFVPAGGMWVESDTNMPGSEAMARQFVHGKRFFLDEFGIENDEAWLPDTFGFAAGLPQIIKAAGSKWLLTQKISWSQTNKFPHHTFQWEGIDGTRIFTHFPPVDTYNCSMKGSEIAHAERNFKDKGMARHSLAPTGWGDGGGGTTREMVAKAARLRDLEGSATVQWETPAEFFTKAEAEYAHPPVWVGELYLELHRATLTSQAKTKQGNRRSEHLLREAELWAATAAVRTGSDYPYERLDRIWKTVLLHQFHDILPGSSIAWVHREAEKTYAAVAAELNDIIGAAQRALAGDAGGGELVFNAAPHQRHGVAAGGAAPAAEGGTAQLTERDGGGFVLDNGLLQVEIDGRGLVVSVYDIGAERETLAPGSAANLLQIHPDFPNMWDAWDVDAFYRNTVTDLTDADEVTAAGPGTAAAVRVVRSFGDSKVTQLIGLAPGAKRLDIDTEVDWHETEKFLKASFPLDIHAERYASETQFGHFHRATHTNTSWEAAKFEACNHRFVHMEEPGWGVALVNDSTYGHDVTRTVRTSDAGTTTTLRVSLLRAPRFPDPETDQGVHRFRHALVPGASIGDAVREGYRINLPERRVPGDAEVAPLVTVDNDAVVVSAVKLADDGSGDVVVRLYEATGGRARARVTPGFPAAGVLATDLLERTLDDVPAPELVDGSVPLSLRPFELVTLRLARA, encoded by the coding sequence ATGCATGACGACCGCACCCTCGTCGAAGCCCGCCTCAGGCGTGTCCTCGACGAACGCATCCGCCCCGCCGTGTACCCCGAGTCCGTGCCGCTCGACGTCCTGGTGTGGAACGCGCCGGGCGAGCCCGTCCCGGTCGAGGAAGGTCTCGCCGCCACGCCGGAGCCGGTCGCGGTGGGCGACATGTGGGGTGCTCCGTGGGGCACCAGCTGGTTCACCGTCACCGGCACGGTCCCCGGCCGGTGGGCGGGCCGTACCGTCGAGGCGATCCTCGACCTCGGCTTCGACGAGAACATGCCCGGCTTCCAGTGCGAAGGCCTCGTGTACCGTCCCGACGGCACCCCGGTGAAGGGCCTCAACCCGCGCAACCAGTGGGTCCGCGTCGCGGCGCCCGCCGAGGGCGGGGAAGAGGTCCGCCTGCACATCGAGGCCGCTTCGAACCCCGTCATCCTCGACTACCACCCCTTCGTGCCGACGCGGCTCGGCGACAAGGAGACCGCGGGCAGCGCCCCGCAGTACCGGCTCGCCCGCATGGACCTCGCCGTCTTCGACGAGACCGTGTGGCAGCTCGTCCTCGACCTCGAGGTGCTCGGCGAGCTGATGCACGAACTGCCCGCGGACGGCGCCCGCCGCCACGACATCCTCCGCGCCGTCGCCCGCGCCCTCGACCGGGTCGACCTCCAGGACGTGGGCGGCAGCGCGGCCGCCGCCCGTGCCGAGCTCGCCGGCGTCCTCGCCACCCCCGCGCGGCCCTCCGCGCACCGCATCAGCGCCGTCGGCCACGCCCACATCGACTCCGCCTGGCTGTGGCCGCTGCGCGAGACCGTACGCAAGGTCGCCCGTACGACGGCCAACATGACCGCCCTGCTGGAGGACGAGCCGGACTTCGTCTTCGCGATGTCCCAGGCCCAGCAGTTCGCCTGGATCAAGGAGCACCGCCCGGAGGTCTACGCCAAGGTCAAGAAGGCGGTCACGGACGGCAGGTTCGTCCCCGCCGGCGGGATGTGGGTCGAGTCCGACACCAACATGCCCGGCTCGGAGGCGATGGCCCGTCAGTTCGTGCACGGCAAGCGGTTCTTCCTCGACGAGTTCGGCATCGAGAACGACGAGGCCTGGCTGCCCGACACCTTCGGCTTCGCCGCCGGACTGCCGCAGATCATCAAGGCGGCGGGCTCCAAGTGGCTGCTGACGCAGAAGATCTCCTGGTCGCAGACGAACAAGTTCCCCCACCACACCTTCCAGTGGGAGGGCATCGACGGCACCCGGATCTTCACCCACTTCCCGCCCGTCGACACCTACAACTGCTCCATGAAGGGCAGCGAGATCGCCCACGCGGAGAGGAACTTCAAGGACAAGGGGATGGCCAGGCACTCGCTCGCGCCGACCGGCTGGGGCGACGGAGGCGGCGGCACCACCCGCGAGATGGTCGCCAAGGCGGCCCGCCTGCGCGACCTCGAAGGCTCGGCGACGGTGCAGTGGGAGACCCCCGCGGAGTTCTTCACCAAGGCGGAGGCCGAGTACGCCCACCCGCCGGTGTGGGTCGGCGAGCTCTACCTCGAACTGCACCGCGCCACCCTCACCAGCCAGGCGAAGACCAAGCAGGGCAACCGGCGCAGCGAACACCTGCTGCGCGAGGCCGAACTGTGGGCGGCGACGGCCGCCGTCCGCACGGGCTCCGACTACCCGTACGAGCGGCTCGACCGGATCTGGAAGACGGTGCTGCTGCACCAGTTCCACGACATCCTGCCCGGCTCCTCCATCGCCTGGGTGCACCGCGAGGCGGAGAAGACGTACGCCGCCGTCGCGGCCGAGCTGAACGACATCATCGGCGCGGCCCAGCGCGCCCTCGCGGGTGATGCCGGCGGCGGCGAGCTGGTGTTCAACGCCGCCCCGCACCAGCGGCACGGCGTCGCCGCCGGCGGCGCGGCCCCCGCCGCGGAGGGCGGCACCGCACAGCTCACCGAGCGGGACGGCGGCGGCTTCGTCCTCGACAACGGTCTCCTCCAGGTCGAGATCGACGGCCGCGGCCTGGTCGTCTCCGTCTACGACATCGGCGCCGAGCGGGAGACCCTGGCACCGGGCAGCGCCGCGAACCTGCTCCAGATCCACCCCGACTTCCCCAACATGTGGGACGCCTGGGACGTCGACGCCTTCTACCGCAACACCGTCACCGACCTCACGGACGCCGACGAGGTCACCGCGGCCGGCCCGGGAACGGCCGCGGCGGTCCGCGTGGTCCGCTCCTTCGGCGACTCGAAGGTCACCCAGCTGATCGGCCTCGCCCCGGGCGCCAAGCGCCTCGACATCGACACGGAGGTCGACTGGCACGAGACGGAGAAGTTCCTCAAGGCGTCCTTCCCGCTGGACATCCACGCCGAGCGGTACGCCTCGGAGACCCAGTTCGGCCACTTCCACCGGGCCACCCACACCAACACCAGCTGGGAGGCCGCCAAGTTCGAGGCGTGCAACCACCGCTTCGTCCACATGGAGGAGCCGGGCTGGGGTGTCGCCCTCGTCAACGACTCGACCTACGGGCACGACGTCACGCGCACCGTCCGCACCTCCGACGCGGGGACCACGACCACCCTGCGCGTGTCCCTGCTGCGCGCGCCGCGTTTCCCCGACCCGGAGACCGACCAGGGCGTCCACCGCTTCCGCCACGCCCTCGTCCCCGGCGCCTCGATCGGCGACGCGGTACGGGAGGGCTACCGCATCAACCTCCCCGAGCGCCGCGTCCCCGGTGACGCCGAGGTCGCGCCGCTGGTCACCGTCGACAACGACGCGGTCGTCGTCAGCGCGGTCAAGCTCGCCGACGACGGCAGTGGCGACGTGGTGGTGCGGCTGTACGAGGCGACGGGCGGGCGGGCCCGGGCGCGGGTCACGCCCGGCTTTCCGGCCGCCGGGGTTCTGGCCACGGACCTCCTGGAGCGGACCCTCGACGACGTGCCCGCTCCAGAACTGGTCGACGGTTCGGTCCCGTTGAGCCTGCGCCCGTTCGAACTGGTCACCCTGCGACTGGCCCGCGCCTGA
- a CDS encoding tannase/feruloyl esterase family alpha/beta hydrolase: MPFVLPPGISPEHRGRTGPLGRAVRVVAGAALLLGLTAVPAAEAGEPGHCARQQTLRVPGAGHQELSCLDELTTAGTIASGHTDQADWAGLTPAGLATPSGVPGIQIDGYFPDDSAGNTNHGWNHDSQFVIRLPDRWNGGLVIAGSPGVREQYANDRAVSDWVLSRGYAFAATDKGNTGAAFHRDGRRPGEAVAEWNDRVTQLTRAARAVVAQRYHRPPRHTLATGMSNGGYLVRWQLENHPELYDGGVDWEGTLWRTEGPNLLTFLPPALRSYPVYAAGGVGAGQAHREMVAAGYPAGSEFLWPFHHQYYWDLTQRIYREELDPAFDGATEAGTPFCAPGTPACDADYDYASRPPEVHRAVDRIALTGRIGKPLITLHGTLDVLLPIGEGSDVYARMVREAGRDSLFRYYRVEGGTHVDSLYDVFPDRLRPLTPCHRSAFTAMEEWIGQDRKPAAGHTVAMPGAGDDPLTECSLGRG, encoded by the coding sequence GTGCCGTTCGTCCTGCCGCCAGGCATCTCACCCGAGCACCGCGGACGCACCGGCCCGCTCGGCCGCGCCGTACGGGTGGTCGCAGGGGCCGCGCTGCTCCTCGGCCTGACCGCCGTCCCCGCCGCGGAGGCCGGCGAGCCGGGCCACTGCGCACGGCAGCAGACACTGCGGGTGCCCGGCGCCGGGCACCAGGAACTCTCGTGCCTGGACGAGTTGACGACGGCCGGGACGATCGCGTCGGGGCACACGGACCAGGCCGACTGGGCGGGGCTCACCCCGGCCGGGCTCGCCACGCCCAGCGGTGTGCCGGGCATCCAGATCGACGGCTACTTCCCCGACGACTCGGCGGGCAACACCAACCACGGCTGGAATCACGACTCCCAGTTCGTCATCCGGCTCCCCGACCGGTGGAACGGCGGCCTGGTGATCGCGGGCTCCCCCGGGGTGCGTGAGCAGTACGCCAACGACCGGGCCGTCTCGGACTGGGTACTGTCCCGCGGCTACGCCTTCGCCGCGACCGACAAGGGCAACACCGGGGCGGCGTTCCACCGGGACGGCCGGCGGCCCGGGGAGGCCGTCGCCGAGTGGAACGACCGGGTCACCCAACTGACCAGGGCCGCCCGCGCGGTCGTGGCCCAGCGCTACCACCGGCCGCCGCGGCACACACTCGCCACCGGCATGTCGAACGGCGGCTATCTGGTGCGCTGGCAGCTGGAGAACCACCCCGAGCTGTACGACGGCGGGGTGGACTGGGAGGGCACGCTGTGGCGCACGGAGGGCCCGAACCTGCTGACGTTCCTGCCGCCCGCGCTGCGCAGCTATCCGGTCTACGCCGCCGGCGGCGTCGGCGCCGGGCAGGCGCACCGGGAGATGGTCGCGGCCGGGTACCCGGCGGGCTCGGAGTTCCTGTGGCCGTTCCACCACCAGTACTACTGGGACCTGACACAGCGGATCTACCGCGAGGAACTGGACCCCGCCTTCGACGGAGCCACGGAGGCCGGGACGCCGTTCTGCGCTCCGGGGACACCGGCGTGCGACGCCGACTACGACTACGCTTCCCGCCCGCCCGAGGTGCACAGGGCCGTGGACCGGATCGCGCTGACGGGCCGGATCGGGAAGCCGCTCATCACGCTGCACGGCACGCTGGACGTGCTGCTGCCCATCGGTGAGGGGTCGGACGTCTACGCGCGCATGGTGCGCGAGGCCGGCCGTGACAGCCTCTTCCGCTACTACCGCGTCGAGGGCGGGACCCACGTCGACTCGCTGTACGACGTGTTCCCGGACCGGCTCCGGCCGCTGACGCCCTGTCACCGTTCGGCGTTCACGGCCATGGAGGAGTGGATCGGGCAGGACAGGAAGCCCGCCGCCGGACACACCGTGGCCATGCCCGGCGCCGGCGACGACCCGCTGACCGAGTGCTCCCTCGGCCGCGGTTAG
- a CDS encoding extracellular catalytic domain type 1 short-chain-length polyhydroxyalkanoate depolymerase, producing the protein MRVRTVRRLRRAAGRLGAALAVVAGGLLISPAPVAHAAVVLEHVADFGADPGNLNMYVYRPASLAPDPALVVALHGCTQSAQVYADNSGLTTLADRHGFLVVLAGTTSANNANSCFNWFQTSDNRRGQGEAASVRQMVAHAESAYGADAGRTFVTGLSAGGAMTSVMLAAYPDVFEAGAVIAGMPYDCTRDTGPFVCMNPGTDRTPAVWAQRVRDAYPSYTGPWPRVAVWHGDNDSTVAPMNAAELRDQWTAMHGIDQTPDRTSTIGANGTRREQYLDGSGKVAVEVDRVPSIGHGTPVDPGSGPEQCGRTGTAHFIDSICSSHWVAGFFGLAGGDPDPGGLPAPAGLTVTGSDDTSIALAWQAVDGASDYAVYRDGTRVATPLGPSFTDTPLAAGSTHAYRVAARDAAGTEGARSAQITASTTGAAAVCWTGSNYAHVRAGRATTTGGYTYAKGSGQNMGLYNTFVTHTLKESPAGHYVIADGNCP; encoded by the coding sequence GTGCGCGTGCGGACGGTCCGCCGGCTGCGCCGGGCCGCCGGACGGCTGGGCGCCGCGCTCGCCGTCGTCGCGGGCGGTCTGCTGATCTCGCCCGCTCCGGTCGCGCACGCCGCCGTCGTCCTCGAGCACGTGGCCGACTTCGGTGCCGATCCGGGGAATCTGAACATGTACGTGTACCGGCCGGCGTCGCTCGCGCCGGACCCGGCCCTCGTGGTGGCGCTGCACGGCTGCACGCAGAGCGCCCAGGTGTACGCCGACAACTCGGGACTCACGACCCTCGCCGACCGGCACGGCTTCCTCGTGGTCCTCGCGGGCACGACGTCCGCCAACAACGCCAACAGTTGCTTCAACTGGTTCCAGACGTCGGACAACCGGCGCGGACAGGGCGAGGCCGCCTCCGTGCGGCAGATGGTGGCCCACGCCGAGTCCGCGTACGGCGCCGACGCGGGGCGTACGTTCGTCACCGGTCTGTCCGCGGGCGGCGCGATGACGTCGGTCATGCTCGCCGCCTACCCGGACGTCTTCGAAGCGGGCGCCGTGATCGCGGGCATGCCGTACGACTGCACCCGGGACACCGGCCCGTTCGTCTGCATGAATCCGGGCACGGACCGTACGCCGGCCGTGTGGGCGCAGCGGGTCCGGGACGCCTACCCGTCGTACACCGGACCGTGGCCGCGGGTGGCCGTGTGGCACGGCGACAACGACTCCACGGTCGCCCCGATGAACGCGGCCGAGCTCAGGGACCAGTGGACCGCCATGCACGGGATCGATCAGACCCCGGACCGGACGTCGACGATCGGCGCCAACGGCACGCGCAGGGAGCAGTATCTGGACGGGAGCGGAAAGGTCGCCGTCGAGGTGGACCGGGTGCCGTCGATCGGGCACGGGACGCCCGTCGACCCGGGAAGCGGCCCCGAGCAGTGCGGCCGTACGGGCACGGCGCACTTCATCGACTCGATCTGCTCCAGCCACTGGGTGGCCGGATTCTTCGGACTGGCGGGCGGAGACCCGGATCCCGGTGGTCTGCCCGCCCCGGCCGGCCTCACGGTGACCGGCAGCGACGACACCTCGATCGCCCTCGCCTGGCAGGCGGTGGACGGCGCCTCGGACTACGCCGTCTACCGCGACGGGACCCGGGTCGCCACCCCGCTGGGCCCCTCGTTCACCGACACCCCTCTCGCCGCGGGCTCCACGCACGCCTACCGGGTCGCCGCGCGTGACGCGGCCGGGACGGAGGGCGCCCGGTCGGCCCAGATCACCGCGTCCACCACAGGGGCGGCGGCGGTCTGCTGGACGGGCAGCAACTACGCGCACGTCCGCGCGGGCCGGGCGACGACCACCGGCGGCTACACGTACGCCAAGGGGTCCGGCCAGAACATGGGCCTCTACAACACCTTCGTCACGCACACGCTCAAGGAGTCACCGGCCGGCCACTACGTCATCGCCGACGGCAACTGCCCCTGA